A region from the Kryptolebias marmoratus isolate JLee-2015 linkage group LG9, ASM164957v2, whole genome shotgun sequence genome encodes:
- the tbc1d2 gene encoding TBC1 domain family member 2A isoform X3, with translation MLYWLQQLQVKRWQHRQTSTCTDQTNNNNNNMSDDFLPMLKNPLGLVGEEAANASTQRTPLTNMSIKHPLIEIQNSVHSLKKRTSQDVVQSVFHSDMIAWAFDSPADVTTAVSSSGTPTEAPPPPPVPSADPAGQVTPADTSEPQLPLEDHSRRKKSRSSSTMPVRRRVTVTSSSDRTSRVQQEKQMLMEEVKAQKELVWILHKALEAAQLEKRTCAEFLAAEDEQERLEVLRHRERQAADLRGRLEEAKVEAEALRRSLSEKDAQLLELQENITMLTEKNKAKQQVIIKLSDQVTSCLSAPSPSDSSSGRVQDSQTVRQLQQHVENLKDDIEAYKTQNKFLNSEIYQLTKLWRRSSEQEKSLMVKCAFLEATNCQMESRYLGVLRKLQETKSLDPEQQKAVQIMIEDALRGELKSVFKLSSNRDYDEYGFKVVPDYEVEDMKLLAKIQALEIRCFNLLHKDGVEHPLLTRWAEYLAGRSDDNLCPSPELKALLRAGVPQEYRQRVWRWLVRTRTRTIWERHPQRYEELCEKSRTSPHPVSRQIQLDLHRTLTTNQNFCSPSSPALQQLRRILLAFSWQNPAIGYCQGLNRLAAIALLVLQNEEDAFWCLVAVVEAIMPQDYYTKTLVASQADQRVLKDLLLEKLPRLAAHFETHNIDVSLVTFNWFLVVFVESLPSDILLPLWDAFLYEGTKVIFRYALALFKYKEDDILKINDSVEIYQYLRFFTKTISDSRKLISIAFNDMNPFPLRLLRNRRALHLERLQRELRELEEQQREFFTESAEHKDKELDMVASEDDDEL, from the exons ATGCTCtattggctgcagcagctgcaggtaaAGCGCTGGCAGCACCGACAGACGTCTACCTGTACggaccaaacaaacaacaacaacaacaacatgtcaG ACGACTTCCTGCCGATGCTGAAGAATCCTCTGGGTCTGGTGGGGGAGGAGGCGGCCAACGCATCGACACAACGAACGCCGCTGACCAACATGTCCATCAAACACCCGCTGATCGAGATCCA AAACTCGGTCCACAGTCTGAAGAAGAGAACGTCTCAGGATGTGGTTCAGAGTGTCTTTCACTCAGATATGATAGCCTGGGCGTTCGACAGCCCAGCAGACGTCACCACAGCAG TTTCCTCCTCAGGGACTCCTACcgaggctccgccccctcctccTGTCCCATCAGCTGATCCAGCAGGTCAGGTGACCCCGGCTGACACCAGTGAGCCACAGTTACCTCTGGAAGATCACAGCAGGAGGAAAAAGTCCCGCAGCTCGTCCACCATGCCAGTTCGCCGTAGAGTCACGGTAACCTCGTCCTCAGACAGGACGTCCCGCGTGCAGCAGGAGAAACAGATGCTGATGGAGGAGGTCAAAGCTCAGAAG GAGCTGGTGTGGATCCTCCACAAAGCCCTGGAGGCGGCCCAGCTGGAGAAAAGAACCTGTGCAGAATTTCTGGCAGCGGAGGACGAACAGGAGCGTCTGGAGGTGCTGCGGCACCGCGAGCGCCAGGCAGCTGACCTGCGAGGACGGCTGGAGGAGGCCAAGGTGGAGGCAGAGGCACTAAGGCGGAGTCTGTCTGAGAAGGACgctcagctgctggagctgcaggagaacaTCACGATGCTGACGGAGAAGAATAAAGCTAAGCAGCAG gtgATCATCAAGCTGTCTGACCAAgtaacttcctgtctgtcagcCCCGAGTCCCTCCGACTCGTCCTCCGGCCGTGTTCAGGACTCTCAGACCGTAAGGCAGCTCCAGCAGCATGTTGAGAACCTGAAG GACGACATTGAGGCCTATAAGACCCAGAACAAGTTCCTGAACTCGGAGATCTACCAGCTGACCAAACTGTGGAGGAGGAGCTCCGAGCAGGAGAAGAGCCTGATGGTGAAG tgTGCCTTCCTGGAGGCCACCAACTGTCAGATGGAGAGCCGTTACCTGGGTGTCCTGCGGAAGCTCCAGGAGACCAAATCTCTGGACCCGGAGCAGCAGAAGGCTGTGCAGATAATGATTGAGGACGCTCTGAGAGGAGAGCTAAAGAGCGTCTTCAAGCTCAGCTCCAACAG GGATTATGATGAGTACGGCTTTAAGGTGGTCCCGGACTACGAGGTGGAGGACATGAAGCTGCTGGCAAAGATCCAGGCCCTGGAGATCCGCTGCTTCAACCTGCTGCACAAG GACGGCGTGGAGCACCCCCTGCTGACCCGCTGGGCGGAGTACCTGGCCGGCAGGTCAGATGATAACCTGTGTCCGTCACCCGAGCTCAAAGCTCTGCTGCGTGCCGGCGTCCCACAGGAGTACCGCCAGAGGGTGTGGCGCTGGCTGGTCCGGACAAGAACCAGGACCATCTGGGAGCGCCACCCGCAGCGCTATGAGGAG CTGTGTGAGAAGAGCCGGACATCTCCTCACCCAGTGTCCCGACAGATCCAGCTAGACCTCCATCGTACCCTGACCACCAATCAGAACTTCTGTTCACCATCTAGCCCCGCCCTCCAGCAGCTCCGCCGTATCCTGTTGGCTTTCTCATGGCAGAACCCTGCTATTGGCTACTGCCAGGGTCTCAACAG GTTGGCAGCCATCGCTCTGCTCGTTCTGCAGAATGAAGAAGACGCCTTCTGGTGTCTAGTGGCCGTGGTGGAAGCCATCATGCCTCAGGACTACTACACCAAGACCCTGGTGGCTTCTCAG gcaGACCAGCGGGTCCTGAAGGACTTGCTGTTAGAGAAACTTCCACGCCTCGCGGCTCACTTCGAGACTCACAACATCGATGTGTCGCTCGTCACCTTCAACTGGTTCCTGGTGGTTTTTGTGGAGAGTCTGCCCAGTGACATCCTGCTGCCGCTGTGGGATGCGTTCCTGTACGAGGGCACCAAG GTGATCTTCAGGTACGCTCTGGCTCTGTTTAAATACAAAGAAGACGACATCCTGAAGATCAACGACAGTGTGGAGATCTACCAGTACCTGCGCTTCTTCACCAAGACCATCTCTGACAGCAG GAAGTTGATCAGCATCGCCTTCAACGACATGAACCCGTTTCCTCTCCGCCTGCTGAGGAACCGCCGCGCGCTGCACCTGGAGCGCCTGCAGAGGGAGCTGCGcgagctggaggagcagcagagggagTTCTTCACGGAGAGCGCCGAGCATAAAGACAAGGAGCTGGACATGGTGGCGAGCGAAGACGACGATGAACTTTAA
- the tbc1d2 gene encoding TBC1 domain family member 2A isoform X2: MSGSTAAGNPSAASSGPLPATADEEALLREENQGQDPKNLEENQGQDPKNQEVNQGQDPKNQEVNQGQDPKNQEENQGQDPKNQEENQHGRDSVGPSRCQNHQSPAETPDLRGSEDSEGSSKDEPIPDQPEPKNAGPVKPELSEPDPDSGQTELTEKPYSPKLEPTKPDLLCSHQRNKGDPAEPQQEPSPLQNHQNHTDQEAEEPPPPSEDRTAGVKVSKPLQDLQQTPPPADLQAPPLTIEVFCEQVRPRPPTSSSGEPKLCGYLLKQAGPLRTWKQRWFTYEEKKNQLFYYRTPQDVTPLGRVDLSGATFTYPLKAEKGTFHIKTSERTFILKAVTQELMLYWLQQLQVKRWQHRQTSTCTDQTNNNNNNMSDDFLPMLKNPLGLVGEEAANASTQRTPLTNMSIKHPLIEIQNSVHSLKKRTSQDVVQSVFHSDMIAWAFDSPADVTTAGTPTEAPPPPPVPSADPAGQVTPADTSEPQLPLEDHSRRKKSRSSSTMPVRRRVTVTSSSDRTSRVQQEKQMLMEEVKAQKELVWILHKALEAAQLEKRTCAEFLAAEDEQERLEVLRHRERQAADLRGRLEEAKVEAEALRRSLSEKDAQLLELQENITMLTEKNKAKQQVIIKLSDQVTSCLSAPSPSDSSSGRVQDSQTVRQLQQHVENLKDDIEAYKTQNKFLNSEIYQLTKLWRRSSEQEKSLMVKCAFLEATNCQMESRYLGVLRKLQETKSLDPEQQKAVQIMIEDALRGELKSVFKLSSNRDYDEYGFKVVPDYEVEDMKLLAKIQALEIRCFNLLHKDGVEHPLLTRWAEYLAGRSDDNLCPSPELKALLRAGVPQEYRQRVWRWLVRTRTRTIWERHPQRYEELCEKSRTSPHPVSRQIQLDLHRTLTTNQNFCSPSSPALQQLRRILLAFSWQNPAIGYCQGLNRLAAIALLVLQNEEDAFWCLVAVVEAIMPQDYYTKTLVASQADQRVLKDLLLEKLPRLAAHFETHNIDVSLVTFNWFLVVFVESLPSDILLPLWDAFLYEGTKVIFRYALALFKYKEDDILKINDSVEIYQYLRFFTKTISDSRKLISIAFNDMNPFPLRLLRNRRALHLERLQRELRELEEQQREFFTESAEHKDKELDMVASEDDDEL, encoded by the exons ATGAGTGGAAGCACCGCGGCAGGAAATCCCAGCGCTGCCTCGTCTGGACCACTTCCTGCTACCGCTGATGAGGAGGCGCTGCTCCGGGAGGAGAACCAGGGCCAGGATCCAAagaacctggaggagaaccAGGGCCAGGATCCAAAGAACCAGGAGGTGAACCAGGGCCAGGATCCAAAGAACCAGGAGGTGAACCAGGGCCAGGATCCAAAGAACCAGGAGGAGAACCAGGGCCAGGATCCAAAGAACCAGGAGGAGAACCAGCACGGCAGAGACTCTGTCGGTCCATCCAGATGTCAGAACCACCAGAGTCCAGCAGAAACTCCAGACCTTCGGGGTTCTGAAGATTCTGAGGGTTCTTCAAAAGATGAGCCAATCCCAGATCAACCAGAACCGAAAAATGCCGGTCCAGTTAAACCAGAACTAAGTGAACCTGATCCTGATTCTGGACAGACAGAACTGACTGAAAAACCTTATTCTCCAAAACTCGAGCCAACAAAACCAGATCTGCTTTGTTCTCATCAGAGGAACAAAGGAGATCCTGCAGAACCTCAACAAGAACCAAGTCCCCTTCAGAACCACCAAAACCACACAgaccaggaagctgaagaacctcctcctccctccgAGGATCGAACTGCAGGGGTGAAGGTGTCCAAACCCCTGCAGGACCTCCAACagactcctcctcctgcagacctACAGGCTCCACCCCTCACCATTGAGGTGTTCTGTGAGCAGGTGAGGCCCCGCCCTCCCACGTCTTCTTCAGGCGAGCCCAAACTGTGTGGCTACCTGCTGAAGCAGGCGGGGCCTCTGAGGACCTGGAAGCAGCGCTGGTTCACCTACGAGGAGAAGAAGAACCAGCTGTTTTATTACCGCACGCCGCAGGATGTGACGCCGCTGGGCCGGGTCGACCTGAGCGGCGCCACCTTCACCTACCCGCTGAAGGCCGAGAAGGGCACCTTCcacatcaaaacatctgaacgCACCTTCATCCTCAAG GCTGTGACCCAGGAGCTGATGCTCtattggctgcagcagctgcaggtaaAGCGCTGGCAGCACCGACAGACGTCTACCTGTACggaccaaacaaacaacaacaacaacaacatgtcaG ACGACTTCCTGCCGATGCTGAAGAATCCTCTGGGTCTGGTGGGGGAGGAGGCGGCCAACGCATCGACACAACGAACGCCGCTGACCAACATGTCCATCAAACACCCGCTGATCGAGATCCA AAACTCGGTCCACAGTCTGAAGAAGAGAACGTCTCAGGATGTGGTTCAGAGTGTCTTTCACTCAGATATGATAGCCTGGGCGTTCGACAGCCCAGCAGACGTCACCACAGCAG GGACTCCTACcgaggctccgccccctcctccTGTCCCATCAGCTGATCCAGCAGGTCAGGTGACCCCGGCTGACACCAGTGAGCCACAGTTACCTCTGGAAGATCACAGCAGGAGGAAAAAGTCCCGCAGCTCGTCCACCATGCCAGTTCGCCGTAGAGTCACGGTAACCTCGTCCTCAGACAGGACGTCCCGCGTGCAGCAGGAGAAACAGATGCTGATGGAGGAGGTCAAAGCTCAGAAG GAGCTGGTGTGGATCCTCCACAAAGCCCTGGAGGCGGCCCAGCTGGAGAAAAGAACCTGTGCAGAATTTCTGGCAGCGGAGGACGAACAGGAGCGTCTGGAGGTGCTGCGGCACCGCGAGCGCCAGGCAGCTGACCTGCGAGGACGGCTGGAGGAGGCCAAGGTGGAGGCAGAGGCACTAAGGCGGAGTCTGTCTGAGAAGGACgctcagctgctggagctgcaggagaacaTCACGATGCTGACGGAGAAGAATAAAGCTAAGCAGCAG gtgATCATCAAGCTGTCTGACCAAgtaacttcctgtctgtcagcCCCGAGTCCCTCCGACTCGTCCTCCGGCCGTGTTCAGGACTCTCAGACCGTAAGGCAGCTCCAGCAGCATGTTGAGAACCTGAAG GACGACATTGAGGCCTATAAGACCCAGAACAAGTTCCTGAACTCGGAGATCTACCAGCTGACCAAACTGTGGAGGAGGAGCTCCGAGCAGGAGAAGAGCCTGATGGTGAAG tgTGCCTTCCTGGAGGCCACCAACTGTCAGATGGAGAGCCGTTACCTGGGTGTCCTGCGGAAGCTCCAGGAGACCAAATCTCTGGACCCGGAGCAGCAGAAGGCTGTGCAGATAATGATTGAGGACGCTCTGAGAGGAGAGCTAAAGAGCGTCTTCAAGCTCAGCTCCAACAG GGATTATGATGAGTACGGCTTTAAGGTGGTCCCGGACTACGAGGTGGAGGACATGAAGCTGCTGGCAAAGATCCAGGCCCTGGAGATCCGCTGCTTCAACCTGCTGCACAAG GACGGCGTGGAGCACCCCCTGCTGACCCGCTGGGCGGAGTACCTGGCCGGCAGGTCAGATGATAACCTGTGTCCGTCACCCGAGCTCAAAGCTCTGCTGCGTGCCGGCGTCCCACAGGAGTACCGCCAGAGGGTGTGGCGCTGGCTGGTCCGGACAAGAACCAGGACCATCTGGGAGCGCCACCCGCAGCGCTATGAGGAG CTGTGTGAGAAGAGCCGGACATCTCCTCACCCAGTGTCCCGACAGATCCAGCTAGACCTCCATCGTACCCTGACCACCAATCAGAACTTCTGTTCACCATCTAGCCCCGCCCTCCAGCAGCTCCGCCGTATCCTGTTGGCTTTCTCATGGCAGAACCCTGCTATTGGCTACTGCCAGGGTCTCAACAG GTTGGCAGCCATCGCTCTGCTCGTTCTGCAGAATGAAGAAGACGCCTTCTGGTGTCTAGTGGCCGTGGTGGAAGCCATCATGCCTCAGGACTACTACACCAAGACCCTGGTGGCTTCTCAG gcaGACCAGCGGGTCCTGAAGGACTTGCTGTTAGAGAAACTTCCACGCCTCGCGGCTCACTTCGAGACTCACAACATCGATGTGTCGCTCGTCACCTTCAACTGGTTCCTGGTGGTTTTTGTGGAGAGTCTGCCCAGTGACATCCTGCTGCCGCTGTGGGATGCGTTCCTGTACGAGGGCACCAAG GTGATCTTCAGGTACGCTCTGGCTCTGTTTAAATACAAAGAAGACGACATCCTGAAGATCAACGACAGTGTGGAGATCTACCAGTACCTGCGCTTCTTCACCAAGACCATCTCTGACAGCAG GAAGTTGATCAGCATCGCCTTCAACGACATGAACCCGTTTCCTCTCCGCCTGCTGAGGAACCGCCGCGCGCTGCACCTGGAGCGCCTGCAGAGGGAGCTGCGcgagctggaggagcagcagagggagTTCTTCACGGAGAGCGCCGAGCATAAAGACAAGGAGCTGGACATGGTGGCGAGCGAAGACGACGATGAACTTTAA
- the tbc1d2 gene encoding TBC1 domain family member 2A isoform X1, giving the protein MSGSTAAGNPSAASSGPLPATADEEALLREENQGQDPKNLEENQGQDPKNQEVNQGQDPKNQEVNQGQDPKNQEENQGQDPKNQEENQHGRDSVGPSRCQNHQSPAETPDLRGSEDSEGSSKDEPIPDQPEPKNAGPVKPELSEPDPDSGQTELTEKPYSPKLEPTKPDLLCSHQRNKGDPAEPQQEPSPLQNHQNHTDQEAEEPPPPSEDRTAGVKVSKPLQDLQQTPPPADLQAPPLTIEVFCEQVRPRPPTSSSGEPKLCGYLLKQAGPLRTWKQRWFTYEEKKNQLFYYRTPQDVTPLGRVDLSGATFTYPLKAEKGTFHIKTSERTFILKAVTQELMLYWLQQLQVKRWQHRQTSTCTDQTNNNNNNMSDDFLPMLKNPLGLVGEEAANASTQRTPLTNMSIKHPLIEIQNSVHSLKKRTSQDVVQSVFHSDMIAWAFDSPADVTTAVSSSGTPTEAPPPPPVPSADPAGQVTPADTSEPQLPLEDHSRRKKSRSSSTMPVRRRVTVTSSSDRTSRVQQEKQMLMEEVKAQKELVWILHKALEAAQLEKRTCAEFLAAEDEQERLEVLRHRERQAADLRGRLEEAKVEAEALRRSLSEKDAQLLELQENITMLTEKNKAKQQVIIKLSDQVTSCLSAPSPSDSSSGRVQDSQTVRQLQQHVENLKDDIEAYKTQNKFLNSEIYQLTKLWRRSSEQEKSLMVKCAFLEATNCQMESRYLGVLRKLQETKSLDPEQQKAVQIMIEDALRGELKSVFKLSSNRDYDEYGFKVVPDYEVEDMKLLAKIQALEIRCFNLLHKDGVEHPLLTRWAEYLAGRSDDNLCPSPELKALLRAGVPQEYRQRVWRWLVRTRTRTIWERHPQRYEELCEKSRTSPHPVSRQIQLDLHRTLTTNQNFCSPSSPALQQLRRILLAFSWQNPAIGYCQGLNRLAAIALLVLQNEEDAFWCLVAVVEAIMPQDYYTKTLVASQADQRVLKDLLLEKLPRLAAHFETHNIDVSLVTFNWFLVVFVESLPSDILLPLWDAFLYEGTKVIFRYALALFKYKEDDILKINDSVEIYQYLRFFTKTISDSRKLISIAFNDMNPFPLRLLRNRRALHLERLQRELRELEEQQREFFTESAEHKDKELDMVASEDDDEL; this is encoded by the exons ATGAGTGGAAGCACCGCGGCAGGAAATCCCAGCGCTGCCTCGTCTGGACCACTTCCTGCTACCGCTGATGAGGAGGCGCTGCTCCGGGAGGAGAACCAGGGCCAGGATCCAAagaacctggaggagaaccAGGGCCAGGATCCAAAGAACCAGGAGGTGAACCAGGGCCAGGATCCAAAGAACCAGGAGGTGAACCAGGGCCAGGATCCAAAGAACCAGGAGGAGAACCAGGGCCAGGATCCAAAGAACCAGGAGGAGAACCAGCACGGCAGAGACTCTGTCGGTCCATCCAGATGTCAGAACCACCAGAGTCCAGCAGAAACTCCAGACCTTCGGGGTTCTGAAGATTCTGAGGGTTCTTCAAAAGATGAGCCAATCCCAGATCAACCAGAACCGAAAAATGCCGGTCCAGTTAAACCAGAACTAAGTGAACCTGATCCTGATTCTGGACAGACAGAACTGACTGAAAAACCTTATTCTCCAAAACTCGAGCCAACAAAACCAGATCTGCTTTGTTCTCATCAGAGGAACAAAGGAGATCCTGCAGAACCTCAACAAGAACCAAGTCCCCTTCAGAACCACCAAAACCACACAgaccaggaagctgaagaacctcctcctccctccgAGGATCGAACTGCAGGGGTGAAGGTGTCCAAACCCCTGCAGGACCTCCAACagactcctcctcctgcagacctACAGGCTCCACCCCTCACCATTGAGGTGTTCTGTGAGCAGGTGAGGCCCCGCCCTCCCACGTCTTCTTCAGGCGAGCCCAAACTGTGTGGCTACCTGCTGAAGCAGGCGGGGCCTCTGAGGACCTGGAAGCAGCGCTGGTTCACCTACGAGGAGAAGAAGAACCAGCTGTTTTATTACCGCACGCCGCAGGATGTGACGCCGCTGGGCCGGGTCGACCTGAGCGGCGCCACCTTCACCTACCCGCTGAAGGCCGAGAAGGGCACCTTCcacatcaaaacatctgaacgCACCTTCATCCTCAAG GCTGTGACCCAGGAGCTGATGCTCtattggctgcagcagctgcaggtaaAGCGCTGGCAGCACCGACAGACGTCTACCTGTACggaccaaacaaacaacaacaacaacaacatgtcaG ACGACTTCCTGCCGATGCTGAAGAATCCTCTGGGTCTGGTGGGGGAGGAGGCGGCCAACGCATCGACACAACGAACGCCGCTGACCAACATGTCCATCAAACACCCGCTGATCGAGATCCA AAACTCGGTCCACAGTCTGAAGAAGAGAACGTCTCAGGATGTGGTTCAGAGTGTCTTTCACTCAGATATGATAGCCTGGGCGTTCGACAGCCCAGCAGACGTCACCACAGCAG TTTCCTCCTCAGGGACTCCTACcgaggctccgccccctcctccTGTCCCATCAGCTGATCCAGCAGGTCAGGTGACCCCGGCTGACACCAGTGAGCCACAGTTACCTCTGGAAGATCACAGCAGGAGGAAAAAGTCCCGCAGCTCGTCCACCATGCCAGTTCGCCGTAGAGTCACGGTAACCTCGTCCTCAGACAGGACGTCCCGCGTGCAGCAGGAGAAACAGATGCTGATGGAGGAGGTCAAAGCTCAGAAG GAGCTGGTGTGGATCCTCCACAAAGCCCTGGAGGCGGCCCAGCTGGAGAAAAGAACCTGTGCAGAATTTCTGGCAGCGGAGGACGAACAGGAGCGTCTGGAGGTGCTGCGGCACCGCGAGCGCCAGGCAGCTGACCTGCGAGGACGGCTGGAGGAGGCCAAGGTGGAGGCAGAGGCACTAAGGCGGAGTCTGTCTGAGAAGGACgctcagctgctggagctgcaggagaacaTCACGATGCTGACGGAGAAGAATAAAGCTAAGCAGCAG gtgATCATCAAGCTGTCTGACCAAgtaacttcctgtctgtcagcCCCGAGTCCCTCCGACTCGTCCTCCGGCCGTGTTCAGGACTCTCAGACCGTAAGGCAGCTCCAGCAGCATGTTGAGAACCTGAAG GACGACATTGAGGCCTATAAGACCCAGAACAAGTTCCTGAACTCGGAGATCTACCAGCTGACCAAACTGTGGAGGAGGAGCTCCGAGCAGGAGAAGAGCCTGATGGTGAAG tgTGCCTTCCTGGAGGCCACCAACTGTCAGATGGAGAGCCGTTACCTGGGTGTCCTGCGGAAGCTCCAGGAGACCAAATCTCTGGACCCGGAGCAGCAGAAGGCTGTGCAGATAATGATTGAGGACGCTCTGAGAGGAGAGCTAAAGAGCGTCTTCAAGCTCAGCTCCAACAG GGATTATGATGAGTACGGCTTTAAGGTGGTCCCGGACTACGAGGTGGAGGACATGAAGCTGCTGGCAAAGATCCAGGCCCTGGAGATCCGCTGCTTCAACCTGCTGCACAAG GACGGCGTGGAGCACCCCCTGCTGACCCGCTGGGCGGAGTACCTGGCCGGCAGGTCAGATGATAACCTGTGTCCGTCACCCGAGCTCAAAGCTCTGCTGCGTGCCGGCGTCCCACAGGAGTACCGCCAGAGGGTGTGGCGCTGGCTGGTCCGGACAAGAACCAGGACCATCTGGGAGCGCCACCCGCAGCGCTATGAGGAG CTGTGTGAGAAGAGCCGGACATCTCCTCACCCAGTGTCCCGACAGATCCAGCTAGACCTCCATCGTACCCTGACCACCAATCAGAACTTCTGTTCACCATCTAGCCCCGCCCTCCAGCAGCTCCGCCGTATCCTGTTGGCTTTCTCATGGCAGAACCCTGCTATTGGCTACTGCCAGGGTCTCAACAG GTTGGCAGCCATCGCTCTGCTCGTTCTGCAGAATGAAGAAGACGCCTTCTGGTGTCTAGTGGCCGTGGTGGAAGCCATCATGCCTCAGGACTACTACACCAAGACCCTGGTGGCTTCTCAG gcaGACCAGCGGGTCCTGAAGGACTTGCTGTTAGAGAAACTTCCACGCCTCGCGGCTCACTTCGAGACTCACAACATCGATGTGTCGCTCGTCACCTTCAACTGGTTCCTGGTGGTTTTTGTGGAGAGTCTGCCCAGTGACATCCTGCTGCCGCTGTGGGATGCGTTCCTGTACGAGGGCACCAAG GTGATCTTCAGGTACGCTCTGGCTCTGTTTAAATACAAAGAAGACGACATCCTGAAGATCAACGACAGTGTGGAGATCTACCAGTACCTGCGCTTCTTCACCAAGACCATCTCTGACAGCAG GAAGTTGATCAGCATCGCCTTCAACGACATGAACCCGTTTCCTCTCCGCCTGCTGAGGAACCGCCGCGCGCTGCACCTGGAGCGCCTGCAGAGGGAGCTGCGcgagctggaggagcagcagagggagTTCTTCACGGAGAGCGCCGAGCATAAAGACAAGGAGCTGGACATGGTGGCGAGCGAAGACGACGATGAACTTTAA